A single window of Flagellimonas maritima DNA harbors:
- a CDS encoding AI-2E family transporter, which translates to MTSKTIANGILRAVAIIAGIILLGYFLFKIQSVIAYLAIAAVIALLGRPIVLFLRAKLKLPNTLAVIITMVLILALFLGILALFIPLVSEQSKNLSLLDIDALKINLNTLYLQILEYFGATTANVNELIEESELEKNMLEGLDLNFIPDFLNSFVNFLSNFSVGLFSVLFISFFFLKDSNLFQNGILTFVPDNKENNLVKSIDKINGLLSRYFAGILLQLFILFVIYTITLLIAGVENAIVIAFLCSLFNIIPYIGPIIGGVVMITLTMTSFLGADFSTVILPKAIYVLIGLVIGQIIDNFFSQPFIFSTSVKSHPLEIFLIIIIAGLVFGIVGMVVAVPGYTAIKVILKEFLAENQVVKKLTKGL; encoded by the coding sequence ATGACGTCAAAAACCATTGCCAATGGAATATTAAGGGCTGTTGCCATTATAGCTGGCATCATTCTTCTGGGTTATTTTCTGTTTAAAATTCAATCCGTCATAGCTTATTTGGCAATTGCTGCAGTTATAGCTCTACTTGGCAGACCTATTGTACTCTTTTTGAGGGCAAAGCTAAAACTACCAAATACTTTGGCGGTAATCATAACCATGGTTTTGATTTTGGCGCTTTTTTTGGGGATTTTGGCATTGTTTATTCCATTGGTTTCCGAACAAAGTAAGAATCTTTCATTGTTGGATATTGATGCACTAAAAATCAATCTGAATACCTTATATCTACAAATTTTGGAATATTTTGGTGCGACCACAGCTAACGTAAATGAACTAATAGAAGAATCTGAACTTGAAAAAAACATGTTGGAAGGGCTGGACCTAAACTTTATCCCAGACTTTCTAAACTCTTTCGTCAATTTTCTCAGCAATTTTAGCGTTGGCCTTTTCTCGGTACTGTTTATTTCATTTTTCTTTTTAAAGGACAGCAATCTTTTTCAGAATGGTATTTTAACTTTTGTACCGGACAACAAGGAAAATAATCTTGTAAAATCTATTGATAAAATAAATGGACTTCTATCAAGATACTTCGCTGGAATTCTATTACAGCTTTTTATTCTATTTGTAATCTATACCATTACACTGTTGATTGCAGGTGTTGAAAATGCCATCGTTATTGCATTTCTCTGTTCATTGTTCAATATAATTCCGTATATAGGTCCAATTATAGGTGGAGTGGTTATGATTACCCTAACCATGACAAGTTTTTTGGGAGCCGATTTTAGTACCGTGATCCTACCCAAAGCTATATATGTTCTTATTGGTTTGGTCATTGGTCAGATAATAGATAATTTCTTTTCCCAGCCCTTTATTTTTTCCACTAGCGTGAAGTCACACCCTTTGGAAATCTTTCTTATAATCATCATTGCCGGACTTGTTTTTGGCATTGTTGGCATGGTGGTCGCCGTACCGGGATATACCGCCATAAAAGTAATTTTGAAGGAATTTTTAGCAGAAAATCAAGTAGTGAAAAAATTAACGAAAGGCTTATAG
- a CDS encoding DUF4159 domain-containing protein gives MKQLTGLWCFLTFFVIVTSYGQKIAVLKYGGGGDWYSNPTALPNLIEFCNNSIDTKIQAKPETVEVGSVSIFQYPYLHMTGHGNVFFSDEEAKNLRTYLLSGGFLHIDDNYGMEPYLRRELKKVFPNKQLEELGADHPIFTIKYKFESGLPKIHEHDGKRPQALGVFEKGRLLLLFTFESDLGDGWEDPSVHNNPEDIRLKALQMGANIVAFAFKN, from the coding sequence ATGAAACAACTTACAGGACTTTGGTGTTTTTTAACTTTTTTTGTGATTGTCACTAGCTACGGACAAAAAATCGCGGTGCTCAAATACGGTGGTGGTGGCGATTGGTATTCAAATCCGACAGCCCTTCCCAATCTAATAGAATTTTGCAATAACTCCATCGATACAAAAATCCAAGCCAAACCTGAAACGGTAGAAGTTGGTAGTGTATCTATTTTTCAATACCCGTATCTGCATATGACGGGACACGGCAATGTTTTTTTTTCTGATGAAGAAGCAAAAAACCTAAGAACTTACTTGCTTTCCGGAGGCTTTCTACATATTGACGATAATTACGGAATGGAACCCTATTTAAGGAGAGAACTAAAAAAAGTATTTCCAAACAAGCAATTGGAAGAACTCGGTGCCGATCATCCAATCTTTACTATTAAATACAAATTTGAAAGTGGTCTTCCAAAAATACATGAACATGATGGAAAAAGACCCCAAGCTCTAGGAGTTTTTGAAAAAGGAAGATTATTATTACTGTTCACGTTTGAAAGTGATCTTGGGGATGGTTGGGAGGATCCGTCTGTACATAACAACCCTGAAGACATTCGATTAAAAGCTTTGCAAATGGGTGCCAACATTGTCGCATTTGCCTTTAAAAATTAA
- a CDS encoding DUF1223 domain-containing protein, protein MFKKVIIPSMVFLGMFLMAFYTIKNEESVQLKPKVIADETNFYPVVLELFTSQGCSSCPPADLLLNKVKNEYPEVVYALSYHVDYWNYIGWEDPFSKPSHTKKQREYNIKFGSRSNYTPQLVVNGKEHFVGSDQSKMYLKINDYKKSKIANPIELKVKKIDKGSIQFDYTILGNLSEKQLRAVLVLDERTTVVKRGENKNRTLKNSNIVVSERYIPLKYKNGTSKITIPAIITENDTITLMLFVENDDLDINGAAKLQIKR, encoded by the coding sequence ATGTTTAAAAAAGTCATAATTCCATCAATGGTCTTTCTTGGAATGTTCCTGATGGCATTTTATACTATTAAAAATGAAGAAAGCGTTCAGCTAAAGCCCAAAGTTATAGCTGATGAGACCAATTTTTATCCTGTTGTCCTGGAATTGTTCACCTCTCAGGGATGCTCCAGCTGCCCGCCTGCCGATTTACTGTTGAACAAGGTGAAAAATGAATATCCCGAAGTAGTTTACGCATTATCCTATCATGTGGACTACTGGAATTATATTGGCTGGGAAGACCCATTTAGCAAACCATCCCATACCAAAAAACAACGAGAATACAATATTAAATTTGGTTCTCGAAGTAATTATACGCCACAGTTAGTAGTAAATGGAAAGGAACATTTTGTTGGTTCCGATCAGTCAAAAATGTATCTTAAAATCAACGATTATAAAAAAAGTAAGATAGCGAACCCCATAGAGCTAAAAGTAAAAAAAATTGATAAAGGTTCTATACAATTTGATTATACGATATTGGGAAATTTATCCGAAAAACAACTAAGAGCTGTCTTAGTACTTGATGAGCGAACTACAGTAGTAAAAAGGGGAGAGAATAAAAATAGAACTTTAAAAAACAGCAATATAGTAGTCTCCGAAAGGTATATTCCGTTGAAATACAAAAATGGTACTTCTAAAATAACCATCCCTGCAATTATAACAGAAAATGACACTATTACATTGATGCTATTTGTTGAAAACGATGATTTGGATATTAATGGAGCTGCAAAACTCCAAATAAAACGCTAA
- a CDS encoding 16S rRNA (uracil(1498)-N(3))-methyltransferase, whose protein sequence is MQLFYNPSLENNNEEFFFPPEESKHILKVLRKKEGDVLNITNGKGFLFKAEILIADSRKCKARITSIKKTIPKRYKLHLVVAPTKINDRYEWFLEKATEIGVDEITPIICERSERKTIKLERMERVLQSAMKQSLQAFLPKLNPMISYQGFMEKEVKGFRFIAHCDDGEKMEFKRRAVADRDIVILIGPEGDFTKTEISEAKSKGYVPVSLGMNRLRTETAAIVACTTVSIINS, encoded by the coding sequence ATGCAACTCTTTTACAATCCATCACTAGAAAATAACAATGAGGAATTCTTTTTTCCTCCTGAAGAGAGTAAGCATATTCTAAAAGTGTTGAGAAAAAAAGAAGGTGATGTTTTAAATATTACCAATGGAAAAGGATTTCTTTTTAAGGCTGAAATTTTAATTGCCGATTCTCGAAAATGTAAAGCACGAATCACTTCTATAAAAAAAACCATCCCCAAACGTTACAAATTGCATCTTGTAGTAGCTCCAACCAAAATAAACGACCGTTATGAGTGGTTTTTAGAAAAGGCTACTGAGATTGGAGTCGATGAAATAACGCCCATTATCTGTGAACGTTCCGAGCGCAAGACCATAAAACTCGAACGAATGGAGCGAGTTCTGCAATCCGCAATGAAACAATCATTACAAGCTTTTTTACCTAAACTTAACCCAATGATATCTTATCAGGGATTTATGGAAAAAGAGGTCAAGGGCTTTAGATTTATAGCCCATTGTGACGATGGTGAAAAAATGGAATTTAAAAGAAGGGCTGTTGCGGATAGGGATATTGTTATACTTATTGGCCCGGAAGGTGACTTTACTAAAACAGAAATTAGTGAGGCAAAGTCCAAAGGCTATGTTCCCGTATCCTTGGGAATGAACCGCCTAAGAACAGAAACTGCAGCCATTGTAGCCTGTACAACAGTTTCAATAATAAATAGTTAG
- the tsaD gene encoding tRNA (adenosine(37)-N6)-threonylcarbamoyltransferase complex transferase subunit TsaD has product MANKKNYILAIESSCDDTSAAVLCNTKVLSNVVARQEIHEQYGGVVPELASRAHQQNIVPVVHQALAKANIDKKQLSAIAFTRGPGLMGSLLVGTSFAKSLALGLNIPLIEVNHMEAHILSHFIEGASVHIPKFPFLGMTISGGHTQIVKVSDYFDMEILGETLDDAVGEAFDKSAKIMGLPYPGGPLIDQYARLGNPKTYKFSKPKVDGLNFSFSGLKTGVLYFLQRETKKDSNFINKNLNDICASVQHTILEILMDKLKKAVTETRISRIAIGGGVAANSGIRARLKEAEEDLGWQTYIPKFEYCTDNAAMIGIVGYHKLLQGIFTDQSIAAKARYALGS; this is encoded by the coding sequence GTGGCAAATAAAAAAAATTACATTCTTGCAATAGAATCTTCGTGTGATGATACTTCTGCAGCAGTACTTTGCAATACAAAAGTGTTAAGCAATGTGGTGGCCAGACAAGAGATTCATGAACAATATGGTGGTGTAGTCCCGGAATTGGCTTCCAGAGCACACCAACAAAATATCGTTCCTGTGGTTCACCAAGCCTTGGCCAAAGCAAATATCGATAAAAAACAGCTATCCGCCATAGCTTTTACAAGAGGTCCTGGCCTTATGGGGTCTTTGTTGGTAGGCACTTCTTTTGCAAAGTCGCTGGCATTGGGTTTAAACATACCATTAATTGAGGTCAACCATATGGAAGCACACATTCTGTCTCATTTTATTGAGGGTGCGAGTGTCCATATTCCAAAATTTCCTTTTTTGGGAATGACGATCAGTGGCGGACATACCCAAATAGTAAAAGTGAGTGATTACTTCGATATGGAAATTCTAGGCGAAACCCTTGATGATGCAGTTGGTGAAGCTTTTGATAAAAGTGCAAAAATAATGGGTCTGCCCTACCCAGGGGGTCCTTTAATAGACCAGTATGCCAGACTTGGAAACCCCAAAACTTATAAATTTTCCAAACCAAAGGTTGATGGGCTTAATTTTAGTTTCAGCGGCCTAAAAACAGGAGTTCTCTATTTCTTGCAGCGTGAGACAAAAAAAGATTCCAATTTTATAAATAAAAACTTGAACGATATCTGTGCATCAGTACAACATACCATTCTTGAAATTTTAATGGACAAACTTAAAAAGGCCGTTACTGAAACAAGGATTTCAAGAATTGCAATCGGTGGCGGTGTGGCAGCAAATTCAGGAATCCGCGCAAGACTTAAAGAGGCAGAAGAAGACTTAGGTTGGCAAACGTATATTCCAAAGTTTGAATATTGTACGGATAATGCAGCTATGATAGGCATTGTTGGATACCATAAACTTTTACAGGGAATCTTTACTGATCAAAGTATAGCTGCAAAAGCAAGATATGCATTAGGGAGTTAA
- the pfkA gene encoding 6-phosphofructokinase codes for MASEIKKIAVFTSGGDSPGMNAGIRSVVRTCAYLKLECVGIYRGYEGMIEGDFKTLDARSVNNIINKGGTILKSARCHEFRTKEGRKKAYDQLMKEGIDAFVVIGGNGSFAGALSFNEEYNFPVMGIPGTIDNDILGSSYTIGFDTAINTVVEVIDKIRDTASSHNRLFFVEVMGRDVGHIALNAGVGAGAEEILIPEQNLGLERLLDSLKRSKKSGKSSSIVIVAEGDKIGKNVFQLKEYVEEHLPIYDVRVSVLGHMQRGGSPTCFDRVLASRMGVKAVESLLEGKSNYMVGIRDNKLILTPISEAIKAHTEIDEELVKVSDIMTT; via the coding sequence ATGGCTTCAGAAATTAAGAAAATCGCTGTATTTACATCAGGTGGAGATTCACCTGGAATGAATGCGGGTATACGTTCCGTAGTTAGGACCTGCGCTTATTTGAAATTAGAATGTGTTGGCATCTACAGAGGATATGAAGGAATGATAGAAGGGGATTTTAAAACCTTGGACGCTCGTAGCGTAAACAATATTATCAATAAAGGCGGAACCATCTTAAAATCTGCCAGATGTCACGAATTCAGAACAAAGGAAGGTCGTAAAAAGGCTTACGACCAATTAATGAAAGAGGGTATAGATGCATTTGTGGTAATTGGTGGTAACGGAAGTTTTGCCGGAGCACTCTCCTTTAACGAAGAATACAATTTCCCCGTAATGGGGATACCAGGAACCATAGACAATGATATTTTAGGTTCTAGCTACACTATAGGTTTTGACACTGCCATAAATACGGTTGTGGAAGTAATTGATAAGATACGTGACACGGCCAGTTCGCACAACAGACTCTTCTTTGTTGAGGTCATGGGCAGGGATGTTGGCCACATTGCACTCAATGCAGGAGTGGGTGCCGGAGCAGAAGAGATTTTGATTCCAGAGCAGAACTTGGGCTTGGAACGTTTGTTGGATTCTTTAAAAAGAAGTAAAAAATCAGGAAAATCCTCTAGTATCGTTATTGTTGCCGAAGGTGATAAAATCGGTAAGAATGTTTTTCAACTAAAGGAGTACGTAGAAGAACACTTACCTATTTATGACGTAAGAGTATCTGTCTTGGGACATATGCAAAGAGGAGGAAGTCCTACATGTTTTGATAGGGTTCTTGCCAGTAGGATGGGAGTAAAAGCCGTTGAAAGTCTTTTGGAGGGCAAATCCAATTACATGGTGGGAATACGTGATAATAAACTCATCCTTACACCAATCAGCGAAGCCATAAAAGCACATACGGAAATTGATGAGGAACTTGTGAAAGTTTCAGATATAATGACTACTTAA
- the gap gene encoding type I glyceraldehyde-3-phosphate dehydrogenase, with product MSNLKIGINGFGRIGRLVFRATVKRDNVDVVAINDLLDVEHLAYLLEYDSVHGKFDGTVEVKDGHLVVNGKTVRITAERDPKNLKWDEVGADIVAECTGIFTSLETAQYHIDGGAKKVVISAPSKDAPMFVMGVNHNDVKASDTIVSNASCTTNCLAPIAKVLNDTFGIEEGLMTTVHATTATQMTVDGPSKKDYRGGRSAMLNIIPASTGAAKAVTKVIPELLGKLTGMAFRVPTADVSVVDLTVRLEKETSYDEIKKAFKDASEGDMKGILGYTDEPVVSQDFIGDARTSIFDAGAGMELNSRFFKIISWYDNEAGYSNKLVDLAEHVSNL from the coding sequence ATGTCAAATTTAAAAATAGGAATTAACGGATTCGGTAGAATAGGAAGACTGGTATTCAGGGCGACCGTAAAAAGGGATAATGTAGATGTAGTGGCAATCAACGATTTGTTGGATGTTGAACACCTTGCATATTTGTTGGAGTATGACTCTGTTCATGGAAAATTTGACGGAACGGTAGAGGTAAAGGATGGTCACTTAGTGGTAAATGGAAAAACCGTTAGAATTACGGCAGAAAGAGATCCAAAGAACTTGAAGTGGGATGAAGTTGGTGCCGATATAGTTGCAGAATGTACGGGAATCTTTACCTCTTTGGAAACAGCCCAATACCATATAGATGGTGGTGCTAAAAAGGTGGTCATATCCGCGCCATCAAAAGATGCGCCAATGTTCGTTATGGGAGTTAACCATAATGATGTAAAGGCGTCCGATACAATTGTATCCAACGCATCATGTACAACAAACTGTTTGGCACCCATTGCAAAGGTATTGAACGATACTTTTGGAATTGAAGAAGGGTTGATGACTACCGTACATGCGACTACAGCGACACAAATGACCGTTGATGGCCCTTCAAAAAAAGATTATAGGGGTGGGCGTAGCGCTATGCTAAACATCATTCCCGCTTCTACGGGTGCTGCAAAAGCAGTTACCAAAGTTATTCCCGAGCTTCTTGGCAAACTTACCGGCATGGCGTTTCGTGTGCCTACCGCAGATGTTTCGGTTGTGGATTTAACCGTACGATTGGAAAAAGAAACCTCCTATGATGAAATTAAGAAAGCGTTTAAAGATGCTTCTGAAGGAGACATGAAAGGTATTCTTGGATATACTGATGAGCCTGTTGTTTCACAAGATTTTATAGGAGATGCCAGAACAAGTATTTTTGATGCTGGAGCAGGTATGGAATTGAATTCAAGATTTTTCAAAATAATTTCTTGGTACGATAACGAAGCTGGCTATTCCAATAAATTGGTTGATTTGGCAGAGCACGTATCCAATCTATAA
- a CDS encoding N-acetylglucosamine kinase, protein MILIVDSGATKSDWIALNEEGEQLFLTQTLGLSPEVLTREVIEDRLANNFDISKNKDNVSQLFFYGAGCGTDRMKNFLKDIFKDFFPNAKAEVREDTYAAIYSTTKIGHQGIVCILGTGSNCSYYDGHQLFQKVTSLGYILMDDGSGNFFGRKLLRDYYFHKMPQDLGIKFAKEYNLEADVIKEHLYKQPNPNTYLATFAKFIIENKEHAYCRGVIDKGLQQFVNNYIMQFELATKVPINFVGSIAHFLKDELAMVLERNDLILGVIRQRPIEGLVEFHKATI, encoded by the coding sequence ATGATATTGATTGTTGATAGCGGTGCAACAAAATCTGATTGGATTGCCTTGAATGAAGAAGGTGAACAATTGTTCCTCACACAGACCTTGGGATTGAGTCCGGAAGTGCTTACCCGCGAAGTTATTGAAGATCGTCTTGCCAATAATTTTGATATATCAAAAAACAAGGATAATGTGAGTCAATTATTTTTTTATGGCGCAGGTTGTGGTACGGATAGGATGAAGAACTTTTTAAAGGACATTTTCAAGGATTTTTTCCCCAATGCCAAAGCAGAAGTACGTGAGGATACCTATGCGGCAATCTATTCCACCACTAAAATAGGCCATCAGGGTATCGTCTGTATATTGGGTACAGGTTCCAATTGTAGTTATTATGATGGGCATCAACTGTTTCAAAAAGTGACTTCGTTGGGATACATTTTAATGGACGACGGAAGCGGTAACTTTTTTGGCAGAAAATTATTAAGGGATTATTATTTCCATAAAATGCCTCAAGATTTGGGAATAAAATTTGCCAAGGAGTATAATCTGGAAGCAGACGTAATTAAAGAGCATTTATATAAACAGCCCAATCCAAATACATATTTGGCAACTTTTGCCAAGTTCATTATTGAAAATAAGGAACATGCCTATTGTCGCGGAGTCATTGACAAAGGGTTACAGCAATTTGTCAACAATTACATCATGCAGTTTGAACTGGCCACTAAAGTACCCATAAACTTTGTTGGCAGCATAGCCCATTTTTTAAAGGATGAATTGGCAATGGTGCTGGAAAGAAATGATTTGATCTTGGGTGTAATCCGTCAAAGGCCCATTGAGGGCTTGGTTGAATTCCACAAGGCTACTATTTGA
- a CDS encoding RidA family protein: MKKIINTPNAPAPIGPYNQAVLIKDILYISGQIPIDPSTGSLVEGDIKKETKQSMENLKAILSEANMTFEHVIKTSIFIKDMHQFSEINEVYGSYFDVETAPARETVEVANLPAFVNVEISMIAVK; this comes from the coding sequence ATGAAGAAAATCATCAATACTCCAAATGCTCCTGCTCCAATTGGACCTTACAATCAGGCAGTTCTAATAAAGGATATACTTTATATTTCTGGACAGATTCCCATAGATCCATCTACCGGTTCACTGGTTGAAGGTGACATTAAAAAGGAAACAAAGCAATCCATGGAAAATTTAAAAGCAATTCTTTCTGAAGCGAATATGACTTTCGAGCATGTTATAAAAACATCGATTTTTATAAAGGACATGCATCAGTTTTCAGAAATTAATGAAGTTTATGGCTCTTATTTTGATGTAGAGACCGCACCAGCCAGGGAAACCGTGGAAGTTGCCAATCTCCCAGCGTTTGTAAATGTTGAGATTTCGATGATTGCGGTCAAATAG
- a CDS encoding putative LPS assembly protein LptD: MQSNKHPLVFLFVLLFSTISTTAQEDPIVPLPIKAIQDTIVAPLLPQNILNDSIPLDSIQSDTVPKKQPLLLDKIKYKAKDYVKLSQKDNKIYLYNEAEIYYQDTELKAGVIVMDYIKNEVYAGRLKDSTGTYSQLPYFKQGTNEVRPDSIRFNFDTQKALIWNSRTEQQAGLGQLGSDAMKVYAEVTKKENDSVYFLSEGKLTTSKDTIDPDYYIRIRKAKFVPKKKIIAGFSNLYIVDVPTPIALPFAYFPLSQGRTAGLIFPTFGNDPQRGYFLQNGGYYLPISDYVDLSVSGDFYTNGSYGFRTQSIYAKRYRFRGNFNFSFENIIQSQKGFDDFSRSSIYNIQIRHTQDPKASPNSRFSASVNLASSQFFTNSLNQNNRSQVQTNNLNSSISYSKTFPEYPSVNTSLTLTHGLNTRSETVTMQLPTFQGSMERIFPFAKRDGIKKGIIDNINFQYDVNAQNSITTPEENFFTGAMFDDARIGARHRIPIATNFKVAKYLSVSLNGNYQDIWTLETINRRFDQAQEEIVTDTISGFDRFNQYNFGASIGTTIYGTFNRGEDKKIQAIRHVMRPSIGYSYAPSFEQFYETYVDGDREEVQYTPFETSIYGRPSLTRGNSMSFSLQNTLEAKVRDKDSTAIEPKKVSILSNLTLSTSYNFEADSLKLRPISLNGATEIIKNVPINFAATLDPYAIDNNGSRINTLNINNGGGLLRLTSARINTGFSLNSKMFIKGGDKEDDDEINVEPPNYGENPFDIDGVRTDQPFFDNRNPETNEVDNPLYNTKIPWDIRFTYVATYNNSNRQKEITNHSLMFSGNIQLSPKWEVGFNSGYDIKDKGFTDTRFTFNRDLDSFRLSFDWTPFGQFERWYFFIGIKSSILKDLKWENRSQPFSSRR, from the coding sequence TTGCAATCAAACAAACATCCCTTAGTTTTCCTATTTGTTCTGCTCTTTAGCACAATAAGTACAACGGCTCAGGAAGATCCCATTGTACCGTTGCCCATCAAGGCGATACAGGATACCATAGTTGCTCCACTCCTACCACAAAATATTTTAAATGATTCCATCCCTTTAGATTCCATCCAGTCAGACACAGTTCCCAAGAAGCAGCCATTGCTCTTGGATAAAATTAAGTACAAGGCCAAAGACTACGTAAAATTAAGTCAAAAGGACAATAAGATTTACTTGTACAACGAGGCAGAAATCTATTATCAGGATACAGAGCTAAAGGCCGGTGTCATTGTAATGGATTACATTAAAAATGAAGTGTATGCAGGTAGATTAAAGGATTCAACTGGAACTTATTCCCAATTGCCGTATTTTAAACAGGGCACCAACGAGGTGCGACCAGATTCCATTAGATTTAACTTTGATACACAAAAAGCATTAATATGGAATTCCAGAACTGAGCAACAAGCAGGTCTGGGACAGTTGGGGAGCGATGCAATGAAAGTCTATGCCGAAGTAACAAAAAAAGAAAACGACTCTGTCTATTTTTTAAGTGAAGGAAAACTAACAACCTCAAAGGATACCATAGATCCAGATTACTACATAAGAATCCGTAAGGCAAAATTTGTTCCAAAAAAGAAAATAATTGCTGGTTTTAGCAACCTTTATATTGTGGATGTACCAACGCCCATTGCATTGCCATTCGCCTACTTTCCACTTTCTCAAGGACGAACAGCAGGATTGATATTTCCAACCTTTGGGAACGATCCGCAAAGAGGCTATTTTCTTCAGAACGGAGGATACTATCTGCCCATAAGCGATTATGTGGATTTAAGTGTATCAGGAGACTTTTATACAAACGGTAGTTATGGTTTTAGAACTCAATCCATCTATGCAAAACGCTACAGGTTTAGAGGAAATTTCAATTTCAGCTTTGAAAACATTATCCAGAGTCAAAAAGGATTTGATGATTTTAGCCGATCCTCGATTTATAATATTCAAATCAGGCATACGCAAGACCCAAAGGCCAGTCCAAACTCACGGTTTTCAGCGTCGGTCAACCTTGCAAGTAGTCAGTTTTTCACAAATTCACTTAATCAAAATAATAGGTCCCAAGTCCAGACCAACAATTTAAATTCGTCTATAAGTTATTCCAAAACGTTTCCAGAATATCCATCGGTCAACACAAGTCTAACGCTGACCCATGGTCTAAATACACGAAGTGAAACGGTTACCATGCAATTACCAACATTTCAAGGGAGTATGGAACGAATTTTTCCATTTGCAAAACGTGACGGTATTAAAAAAGGGATTATTGACAACATCAACTTTCAATATGATGTCAATGCACAGAACAGCATTACTACGCCAGAGGAAAATTTTTTTACAGGGGCAATGTTTGATGATGCCCGTATTGGCGCAAGGCATAGGATACCGATTGCAACCAATTTTAAGGTTGCCAAATATTTAAGTGTAAGTTTAAATGGTAATTATCAGGATATCTGGACACTTGAAACCATAAATCGAAGATTTGACCAAGCACAGGAAGAAATAGTTACGGATACAATTTCCGGTTTTGACCGTTTCAACCAATATAATTTTGGAGCCAGTATCGGAACTACCATATACGGAACCTTTAACCGAGGTGAAGATAAAAAGATACAAGCAATACGGCATGTAATGCGACCATCCATAGGTTATAGTTATGCCCCATCTTTTGAGCAATTTTACGAAACCTATGTAGATGGTGATAGGGAAGAAGTTCAATATACTCCTTTTGAGACAAGTATTTATGGAAGACCTTCCTTAACAAGAGGTAATTCCATGAGCTTCTCATTACAGAATACTTTAGAGGCCAAAGTGAGGGATAAAGACTCAACGGCAATTGAGCCTAAAAAAGTAAGTATTCTGAGTAATCTAACACTTTCCACAAGTTATAACTTTGAAGCGGATTCTCTTAAACTACGCCCAATAAGCCTAAATGGGGCAACGGAAATCATAAAAAATGTTCCAATCAATTTTGCAGCTACCCTGGACCCTTATGCCATTGACAATAACGGGTCTCGAATAAACACCCTGAACATTAATAATGGTGGTGGTCTTTTAAGGTTGACTTCGGCAAGAATCAATACAGGTTTTAGCTTGAATAGTAAGATGTTCATAAAAGGTGGTGATAAAGAAGATGATGATGAAATCAATGTAGAACCGCCCAATTATGGTGAAAATCCTTTTGATATTGATGGTGTTCGCACTGATCAACCGTTTTTTGACAATAGAAATCCTGAGACCAATGAAGTTGACAACCCACTTTACAATACTAAAATTCCTTGGGATATACGATTTACCTATGTTGCCACCTATAATAACAGTAACCGACAAAAGGAAATTACCAACCATTCCTTAATGTTTTCGGGAAACATACAACTATCGCCAAAATGGGAAGTAGGTTTTAATTCGGGTTATGATATTAAGGACAAAGGTTTTACGGACACCCGTTTTACTTTCAATAGAGATCTTGATAGTTTCCGTCTTAGTTTTGATTGGACTCCTTTTGGTCAATTTGAAAGATGGTACTTTTTCATTGGTATAAAGAGTTCTATTCTTAAAGATCTAAAATGGGAAAATAGAAGCCAGCCTTTTAGCAGCAGAAGATAA